A part of Dermacentor variabilis isolate Ectoservices chromosome 10, ASM5094787v1, whole genome shotgun sequence genomic DNA contains:
- the LOC142559387 gene encoding uncharacterized protein LOC142559387 has translation MQVGKAYSLFCKKSSNYFLLQLPSPHCCLLVALECSHVIRALLMMSGDIESNPGPDSNALLVELKNLSAGQLKLISQVQDLKVHLLSTDKAIVDMGKRMTDLEGHYQNLVSLRSDFEAVRTSTAQVATVVHRLETRIDDAENQSRRNNLIFYGLPESTGSEAFAQTEQLIIKHCHDHLNISIELKEIERAHRLGHRTGTNRHRPVIAKFTFHKTKELILSNGRKFKGTSFSVGEDFTRSVQNARRHLITFAKSKSLPFSLRLKTLHMGHKRYVYDEQTQSVKEII, from the coding sequence atgcaggttgGTAAAGCTTACAGTCTTTTTTGTAAGAAGTCTAGCAATTATTTCCTGCTTCAGCTGCCGAGCCCGCACTGCTGCCTTCTTGTCGCTCTTGAGTGCTCTCATGTAATTCGTGCCTTGTTGATGATGTCGGGCGATATCGAAAGCAACCCGGGGCCTGACTCCAACGCTTTACTAGTTGAATTGAAGAATTTGTCTGCTGGACAGTTGAAATTAATCAGTCAGGTTCAAGACCTGAAAGTTCATTTATTGTCGACGGACAAAGCTATTGTTGATATGGGCAAACGCATGACTGACCTAGAGGGTCATTATCAAAATCTTGTCTCCCTGCGCTCTGACTTTGAAGCCGTCAGAACGTCTACCGCTCAAGTGGCCACAGTGGTACACAGGCTTGAaacgcgtattgatgacgccgaGAACCAGTCACGACGCAATAATCTTATTTTTTATGGCCTCCCTGAATCAACTGGATCAGAGGCGTTTGCCCAGACCGAGCAACTTATCATCAAGCACTGCCACGACCATCTTAATATTAGCATCGAGCTGAAGGAAATTGAGCGCGCACATCGTCTCGGTCATCGCACAGGTACTAACCGCCACCGTCCTGTCATAGCAAAATTCACCTTCCATAAAACAAAAGAATTGAttctttctaacggccgcaagttCAAAGGAACCAGCTTCAGCGTTGGAGAGGATTTCACTCGTTCCGTACAAAACGCTCGCAGGCACCTCATAACTTTCGCGAAAAGCAAATCATTACCTTTTTCTTTGCGATTAAAAACACTGCATATGGGTCATAAGCGCTACGTCTACGACGAGCAAACGCAGTCTGTCAAAGAAATAATATAG